The Helianthus annuus cultivar XRQ/B chromosome 11, HanXRQr2.0-SUNRISE, whole genome shotgun sequence region ATAAAAAGTGTCCAAAGTGTgggaagtgtaagaaataatctgGTGTTGACATATGTCCATCAATTATATTAATGAATAAGGGTAATAATGTAATTTACTCCTAATAGTAGTTAAAGTCAATTAAAGGAAATGAGATCATGTGTTAACTATTTTAGGAAACATATTTGTTTTTACGATTTTATACATCTGATTgttttatcttcttcatcatcttttaatcgcaacatcttttaatcatatATTGTTCATATCTTCTTTCATCATCTTTAAATTGCaatacaatgttttttggattccagataaaacaccatgacttgaatcatagtcaatgtctccagatgtttaaaacaccacgctatgaacaatgtctccagatgtttaaaacaccaagcatgaataatgtctccagataaaacaccatgacttgaatcatagtcatggtgttttaaaatctgggaatgttttgtattgattgtccagatgttaatacaccatggatgtaatcacaatacaatgttttttggatttcagataaaacaccatgacttgaatcatagtcaatgtctccagatgtttaaaacaccacgtcATGAACAATGtgtccagatgtttaaaacaccacgccatgaacaatgtctccagataaaacaccatgacttgaatcatagtcatggtgtttcaaaatctgggaatgttttgtattgattgtccagatgttaaaacaccgtggatgtaatcacaatacaatgttttctggattccagataaaacaccatgacttgaatcatagtcaatttatccagatgtttaaaacaccacgccatgaatctgattacagttcttcTAAACGTAAAACACCACGCCTTGAATCTTATATAAAACAAAGAGGCTTCCGATTTAGATCTTGGTCATTAATTCCGATATctaaggaaaaaggagtgaatgtaggtgtttttggttgtgtaggatacggttaccatttttgaaacattgaaaaagacactattacccttcaattttacataaggcccctctaattaaaacacaatttacatttttatattctattgatctcaaccattagatcaaatatccaatggtttaaaacacttcttacccttctcacattttaaacactttttaccatatccctaccctgtCTTTTGGtaagttattattattttttgaacAACCAACAAAGCCTGACCACCCAACACCCAAGTAAATCTAAAGGCAAAAGGTCACCCATGCCTGAGAAAACAGACAATTTTGGCGACCCGACCCGTTACAATTCCAAAGGAAATTCACCGCCTGaatactcactgttgtaaaaccCCCGACTCAACCCAAAACGTTTTCTCAAATCCATGACCTTCACTTTGAAAAGCTATAAAGCTGCCAATGCACCAGAAgaaggggtgcaaacgagccgagcggctcgcgagctactcgagatcggctcgataAAAAGCTCGAACAAGCCGAGCATTATCGAGCTCGAACCCAAGCCCGAGCTTGAAATTAGGATCGATTAGATATCAAATCCGAGCTCGAGCCTTGTATGTGTAGCTCGTTTAGGCTCAATGAGCCTTATCGAGCTTAGCATACTTTAGGGTTTAAACTATCTATTACTTTTTGGATGATCTAGATGTTCTTTTTTAATTGAGTTCTCAAACTATCGAGTCGAGCATTGGCTCATTAACAACCAAAAACGAGCCCGAGTCGAGCTTTAGCTTGTTTTAACTCGTGCTAGGGGTGGCTCGAAGAAAAGCTCGAAcaagccgagcttaaacgagctgaagctcgagctcgagcctaaaaacaagctcatttagtaaacgagcccgaggcCGAgtttcgcttatcgagctcgatccggctcgcgagcctaaacgagttttctgtttatatattttttattaatatattaaacacacATGTGTTTATCATcttgtgtgtatgtgtgtgtatatatatattgctTTAGGGACTATAGTTGTGTCTATCTTCTATTACTATATCTGTAGTTTTGCATTATTTGCTTGATGTTTGGTTTCGAGTCGGGGGTCTTTTTGGAAGCAGCCTCTTTATCCATATGGATAGAGGTAAGGtttgtctacatcccaccctccccagaccccaCTAATAACTTTGTTAGTTGTGGGACTTGCTgggtattgttgttgttgttattaatatattaaacatatatttatataataataattaccatttatataaatattaaaaagtaactaaattatatgtataaaaataattgtaattaatataaattaattaataaatattaaACGAGTCGAGtctgagccgagctcgagcttgaaaaattacctttgAGCCGAgttcgagctttcatatgttaaacgagctcaagctcgagcctagtcgagctcgggctcggctcggcttgttTGCACCCCTGGCTCGCGCCATAGATGCTTAGATCGAGCTTTCGAACCGAGCTCGAGTTTTAAGTTTTACTAACGAACCGAGCTCGAGCCCAAAATCCAACGCTCGAATCAAGCCGAGGTCGAGCTTTAGAAAATTGTAACGAGCCTAGCTCAATTAAGGTAAGGCTCAGGCTCAACTCGACTCGTTTATCCAAAATTGAGAAACACGAATCACTTTTCCGTTAGTCCACGATGCAAGTATACCCATTGACTTGCTATCACTTAGGAAACATCACCATCTCCATCACCATTTATTCCTCcaatcattcattcattcatcCTTGATTTCCATTCATCTTTCTTCAACAACTCTCCACTCTAGATTCTATATGTATCGATCCTAGATTCTGTCCTCGTTCAAAACCCAACATTCAAAATGAATCTTTTCAtaaccatcaccatcatcacacTCTTCTCACTTTCACCATCAACCCTCTCACACGCACCCACCACTTCAACCAATTCAACTCATTGCCCAGTGAACTTCAACTATGTTCTCCATATCCCCTGGCCCACCGACGACTGCCGCCACTCCGCCACCTCCGGCAACCCCACAACCCCCGTCACCAACTCTACCGCCTGCTGTCAAACCCTCCTCAGCGTCTTCGGAATCAGTTTAGCTCACCACCTCAAAACCACATCGTACTTCAACCTCCCTGATCTCGCCACATCCACAGCTTGTCTCACTGATTTTCAATCAAAACTCAACATTTTAAAACTACCCATCAATCTCGCAAccttctgttttgacccggttcagtttgtcatttcatcgaacacctgtGCTGCAATCCGGACTGTGAAAGATTGGCGCCAAAAATTGGGGAAAAGTACTCTGCTTGATTCGTCGTGTAGGAATGATCTTACGGATCTTACTGCTTGTGCGAATTGTGTTGATGCTGGGTTAAGGGTTCATCGGCAATTGCTTGCTTTAGATGGTAATTTTTCGCATTCGATTGATTGTTTTTACTTTGTTGTACTTTATGCCGCTGGGATTGTGAATCGACTCGGGCCCGAAAGCGATGGGGCTGTTTCGTGTCCGTTTGGGATCAATGCTGTACCCAAATTGCATAAAAATGGTAGTAATTTGTTTTGGAGATTTGGATTGATTGGAGGGGTTGTTGGTGTTGTGGTGGTTTCTTGTTTTGTGGGGTTATATATTTGGTGGGAGAGAATTCGAAAGAGGGAAAGCGGGAAAATTGGCGAATCGGGTGTGGGTGAgtttgggtcgggtcgggtgAGAAGGCGGCCGAATACAGGGTCTATATGGTTTAAGATTCAAGAGCTTGAAAAGGCGACGGATAACTTCTCACCGAAGAATTTCGTTGGTAGAGGTGGATTCGGGGTTGTTTACAAGGGTGTGTTGCCGGATGGGTCGGTGGTTGCGGTTAAGAAGATCGTAGAGTCAGAGTTTGAAGGTAATGATGATTTTTGTAATGAAGTTGAGATCATTAGTAATTTGAGGCATAGGAATCTTGTTTCACTTAGAGGGTGTTGTATTCATGGTGAAGATGAGGATTATGAGAGGAAAGATGATCAAAGGTACCTTGTTTATGAGTATATGTCAAATGGGAATCTTGATGATCATTTGTTTCCGTCGATGAGTCGATTACCGCCATTGACATGGCCTCAAAGGAAGAACATAATCCTAGATGTAGCAAAGGGGTTAGCTTACCTTCACTATGGTGTAAAACCGGCTATATATCATAGAGATATCAAGGCTACAAATATACTTCTTGATGCAAATATGAGAGCTAGAGTGGCAGATTTCGGGTTAGCAAAGCAAAGTAGAGATGGTCAATCTCATCTTACTACTAGAGTAGCCGGGACCCACGGCTATCTAGCCCCTGAATACGCATTGTATGGTCAACTTACTGAAAAAAGTGATGTTTATAGTTTTGGTGTCGTGATTTTAGAGATTATGTGTGGAAGAAAAGCTCTTGACTTATCCTGCAACAATTCGCCTCGCAGATTCTTGATTACCGATTGGGCGTGGTTGCTTATAAAAGATGGTAATGTAGGACAAGTCTTGGATCCTTGTTTATTAGGACATGGTGCAAGTAATGAGGCTATGAACCCTAAAGGAATAATGGAAAGATTTGTGCTTGTGGGGATTTTGTGTGCTCATGTTATGGTGGTTTTAAGGCCTACAATCATGGATGCAATAAAGATGTTAGAAGGTGACATTGAAGTGCCTGCAATTCCTGATAGACCAACACCTCTAGGGCACCCTACATTCACAGGAGATATAGTTTAAGATATAGTTTGacaaatgtttgtttttttttccctCAGACCTACGCCTTTTTGGTGTGACGAATTATTTCTTGCTGACTGACTTTTTTGTACATCTATTCCAAGGGAATTGGATATATAAGGAATGTTGTCACATGTAGTTAGTTAGTGGGGCTGAGGAATGTCAAGTGTCACATGGGTAGTTTGTGTGTTATACAACTTAGAACCAATAATGCATAGTGGGTTGTGTATCACATGTTAGTAGGTGTTATACAAAATCTTTTATGGCTTGATTGATACTTGTTCATAATTTGTTTGATAAAAGCTTATTAAGTTATTCGTTTTTCAGCTTCATTTAATTTGGCCGAGCTAGTTGGATCCCATGAACATCTAAGTTGAGTCCGAACTCAAGGTACTTTGCTTGTTGGCTTGCTCGAATAACATTTTCATTCTTGATTTTCGTTGTATATTGGTAATTTGTAACTATGTaattaaaaatttataaaattttatcAACCTGCTATTTGATACTtgtataaattaaataaaaaataaaaaaggcaATTCCATAAGACAGCAAGTGGCAGTGGCTCGAGCCGAATGTGATCTCAACTTGCATCTCAAACTTAAGATTGCGAGGCTAGTTGGTTTGACTCGTATTGTTATAAGCTTGATCATGAGTTAAAATTGGTTTAACTCAGCTCATCCGTTGAACATCCTGCTACTTTTAACAAACAATAAGTTGACGTATTCACTTACTTGGTGATCATCATCATGAGCGGCACTGATGGACTTATAGTGTTAATAGGGGTAGCACGTgctacccctcaaccccgtctccgtagtgtaaaaataccccttaactccATTTCCATAGTGTAAAAATACCACTCAACTCCGTTTctgttatataaaggatacccctgatcctaaagaaaaaaaattaggatacccctaactttttaagctagttccgccactgatgAGCGGTTTCCAAAGCCAAACTTTTTGCGATATGTATATGACGTATTCACTTATTGaatgatatgtatatgtatatgtttttgtatttttggaTGTTTGAATTATTGTTTAGAAAAACATCCTTAGCTTTTAATTAAATCCTTAAAACACAATATATTTACAGATTTGTTATTTTACTATTGGGGATATCAACCATAGATTAAACAAAATCAAGGGTGggagatgttttttttttttcttataaaaggGTTTTCTAATAAGCCCTCCTATAGTTAGTTGTGTGTATGCGTGCGTGTAAAACTACTTGTAATTGAATGTACGCAAATACCCTCGTCGTTTGGCCTAAACTCACTAATCGTACATGTGTTGCATGCGTTGAATCTCTCATAAACTTCACACGTTAATAATCTTTTTATGATAGTGATGTAGACGAGAAAACGGGATAGGAAATCGGATCTGTTGATTCTTACAGAATACCAGGAACAATTCTTCCAAAATTCGTTGATTCACAAAGAATACCGAAAATGGCGATTTTCACACACAAAACACACTAGTGAATTGGGAGAGAAAAATGACTTTTCATATATTTCAAAACTACTTTGCCTTCTCCTATTACAATCATATAAATAACAACGTAAATTAAAAACGGTCCTCAAAAAACACTTGGGCCGAAAGCTAGAACGAAATAAAAGTCCACCAAAAGCAGTAAAAAACATAAAACGATAAATAActcatagaaataagcgttttttggccCGAACAATGACCCAAACCGCCATAGGCGCTTGTAGAAAGATGAGCCTCGCTCTCACGATCgattcgcctggtcgcacgcccaaaacggacacccgagcccaaattagagccattttagtgaagccacTTTTGTCACACactcttgggcctccaaatataAGATGGTCCGCTCCTCCACACTTGAACCTCCAAATATAAAAGGggaattggtctgtaataatctcacctagaccttattagccattaataatctcacctcagaatattcccctcaccagtcccacctttcacatatttttcctacaatggtcccccgttaaaaaaccttaacggagttaagcttttttccaaattaaaaacatattttttatggcttttgatcagaacgatgatacgagtccattgatgtaaaacttacttcgaaatggtgctccaagtgacttgattttggttaattggaaatttaaacacccgaattgaagcgccatTTTCATCATTTGGAGCACCATTTccaggcaagttttacatcaatggaatcgtcgttctaatcaaaagccctaaaaaatctgtttgtaatttggaaaaaaaacttaacttaagtttttttaacgggggaccattgtaggaaaaataggtgaaaggtgagaCTAGTGGGGGTAATATTCTGACGTGGGATTATTTATGACCAATAAGGTCTATGTGagattattacagaccaatttcCCAATATAAAATAAtccgctcctccacacttgggcccacatcaGATAGCCAACTCTAAAATATGTTATGGTATTCTGATCGTCCTTCTAAATGATTATCAAACGccaatttttttctaaaaaaagcTGGATATATTAAATTTTGAAGACAATGAacagtattatatatatataataaattttgAAGACAATGAACACTAACATTATCTAGGGGATTaacaaatggtatcgggtactgGTACCAGTATTAAATTTACCAAACCAGGTATATTTTCGGTAcggacttttgacattttcggtatcggtttggcaccggtattcaccggtttttaccctcaaataccggtaccgtaccagtaccgaccggtaccgtaccagtaccgaccggtaccgtaCCAGTACCTACCGGCACCGAACCGTACCGtgccaggtatattcggtaccggtacccgcttttagggatttttggtaacggtattttctctaccggttggtaccgagctcatcaaatcctgtaacaacgtagcaacgcaagtaattgcaccgtttagattacttttcatacgcAACCCATTAATATTAACATCATCAaggggatgagcaaatggtatcggataccggtactggtatcaaatttaccaaGTTATATTTTCAGTACCTaatggtaccgacttttgacattttcggtatcggttcggcactggtattcaccggtttttaccctcaactACCATACCGTAtggtaccgagcattttcggtgccggtacctaatttcgatgattttccggattgGTACTTTTGGTGCCGTTGCCTGTACCGAGCTCATctatattttaacgtgttagtaccgtaataactaaactgaaaacaaccgaatttccaacgtgtaggacgtgtggatcctattattatatattagattatttaaaatcgttttttaggACGAAGTGACTATTGttaccacgtcatttttattttatgttttgatattcagtATCTGCTTGCCATTGCCGACACACGTTTTTGCAAACAGTAGGTCCCCACCGCAACGCGCGGGCGGCAAATCAGCTAGTTGTAAACAATATACATTATTATTAATTACTTTATAACATGTTGAAACTAAAGGAACATTAAGTTTATATCTTTTAATTTAATTACATTTTCATTCCCCATCTATCCTACCTAATAAAAGACATACCTAGGGTGCCACATGCCATTTTTCTAGCAACTATATCACACATGGCATTTTTCTTAAGCTATGTATGCCACATGGCATTATTCAGCCTGTTTacacaaaccaaaccaaatccaatCCCTAAGAAGAGGACCCGTTTCGCAATATATGGGTCAATGGATAGGCGTTGGTATAAAACCCTTATAACCCGGACAACAATCACTTTTCATATCACAAACTAGGGTTTCATAAAATTCGCTCTAGCGTTCTTCTCTGCCGACCATCAAACCTCTTCAAATTAATTCTCAAATCAAGGTTAGATGACGGATACTTTCAATTAACCTTGAAGATTTTATCATTATTTAACATTTAATCtttgttttattcatttattgaTTTGATTTTCGTTCGTTTTCATCTGTTGTTTCTTTTGTTGATTGTTGATGTTGATTATATTTGTTTTGCATTCTTTCACAATCTAGGGTTTCTCCATCATCGATCATTCATCTGTCTTGATATATCAAATGTTTCATTACCAAGGTACGAATCCGTTCTATGTCTATTAAGATTCTATATTGTTGATTACATTTATTTATCTTTGGATTCTTTGGCGATTAGGGTTTCTTACTTAATTCTCTGCCTCCTCATTATCCCGATTGTTTATTTTGATTCTTGATTCTTCATTGCTGATTCTTGGTTAAATTGAGTTTTTttgtttcactttcataacctctTCAATGTCAGTTTAACCTCTTTTGTTTTAAATCATTAGTTTGTAAAACCCTACGTTTTTGTTATTGAGGAAGTTGGATAGGGAATTTGGTTATGTTGGTGTTTTATAACAGTTTTTTTGGAATCAGGTTTTGATCCTCTGTCGCATGATTCTTGGAGAGTGTGCACAGTGGTTTTAGTTTGACTTTCTTAGTTTTGACTTTTGGTGTAGAGGAAGGTCAAGAATACATTTGAAACTTTTTTATATAACTAATGCAAATATTGCTATCAGTTTAATCTATTTGTGTATTTTATTCTTTTAGTTAATTTTGCAAATTTTATCAATTGCCAGGTGTACGTATTTAACTAAATGATATAAACCGCTAAAGCaacaagaaaataaaaggttGAACTAGATAGAAGGGCAATGCAGACCGTTTTATTTGTTGTTATAGGTGCCAATTTACATACTAAAAAATACTCTATGAAAAGGCAAGGGCTTGAACTTCTTGAAACATGACCAGAGACGTTTGATGGAGATCACAAGAAACAAGTATGGCTTCAATGCAAATATGCATCCCTGGTGGTTCACGGTGAATGAGGTATAATTAGCACCTGGTgaaacttttttattttattttaactttatgaGTTGTTgttttcattattattattattattattattattattattattattattattattagtattattattattattattattgttattattattattattattattattattattattattattttacagATTTTGCAGGTCTTAAGAGGCTTTGCTTGCAAAGTATATGATTGTCCCTTCTTCCTTTGAGACTTTGGGCATATCATCCACCTGAACTTGAGGGATGAACATCTGCCATATAAGAATTTTATAGCCAAGGTATTTAATTTAAGACAACGAGAAAAAATGTTTTTGAAGACATTTGCTGAGTGTTGGCTATGTTTGTCAGATTGTTTTTGACAATAACATGCCAAAGATACAAAGAGTTATCAGTAAGATTGATGCCATCAGTAATGAATTATAACAATGCAGCTTGAAGTTTTTGTTGGAAATCATTTTCTTATGGAAAGAATAATGGGTGTTTGGATTTTTGAACTAGATAATCAGCCATAATGGGCCGTTGAAAATAGTGTTTGGATGTGCTTTTGTTGCTTTGTATCGTAACAATAAGGTGATCAGTTGTTTGGGTTTTTGACAAATCTGATTATCTAAGAAATTAGGGGGTAAAAGTAAAGTAAGTTTATTATAATTATCTTCTAATTGTTTTAGATCCAATAaatagaattgaaaaagcaagtAGTAGGTTGCATCTGTAATATTGATTATCGAAGTGAATGCAAATTACTTACACCAAAATATTCCTTATCAAGTATCTGAAACCGTATTTGCTTTGGTATTCTTCTCATGGGTTTAGGGTGTACAACTACAATAGATATGACTTCATGATTGAATATCTTTTGCTATAAACATTAATATGCAATTTAACATTCATAACAAATAACAAGATGTCAAATATGAGCAGGTATGACTACATGCAGTGGAATGGACAGTCGTCCACTAAGGTACTATAGTTTGAAATAAATTGAACATGTCGTGGACATAGAAAATGTCATATTATACAGACAATTCTTTGGTAGTGGACCTACTCTAGGGCTACGTATCCTATGAAACTAACATATTTATTTGATATTTATATGGCTGATTCACTTCTCTGTTCTCTAATTTGGTTTTCCTTAAGATTAAGTTTAATGATGGTTTTTTCATGTGATGCAGAATTTTGACAAGATCCCGTTGGTTATATAACTATATAAGTGGCTTTAAGATTTACATGTGCAATGTCTTAAAAACCTAAAGCTACAAAGAAGGCATTTATGGGACAAAGTATTTGTGGCACCTTATCAGAAAAGAGGAGCATGATGCTGATGATTATGAAGTTGTACCAAGAGGGCATGAGTTATGGGATGTCGTTGGGACCCAAGGGAGCCCACAATAACGTATATCACAGTTGTATAGTAAGTTTTCAATTACATATTAGTTTACTAAAAACTTTATGTAAACATAAAACATGTTTGTTAATGTGATCAATATAGCTTAAAATTTTTAAATGAAATTAAAGTTTCCTGAGCCTTTACGTGTCATTTTCACATGTAAACCCTAGAGGTCGATCTTAGACCATGTCTTGGTGaaagttattttagtttttgGTTAGAGAAGCAAACAAAAGATGGTATCTAATTGTTAGCATGGTTAGTTCTAAAAGGCATGTAATGAAGACTAAAAAATGTCTTTATCTTCTAAAAGACATGTAATCTACTGAATTGCGATGCGGAAGACATGGGCATTAATTGTTAGTTCTCAATGTGCGTTTGATTCAGATTTAGTATGATAGTTAAGCATCCTTAGAATAAGAATTTCTTGCCTTTTTTCAGTCTTTATTTCAACTGCACATTGATTCTGAAACTATTTTGTCATggccggccctgggggtgggaagggaggaccaccggccagggcctgatatttcgaggggcacgtttttttatgaaaaaaacccaaaatgtatttgtaaaatatttttttaatcggGTATATCAATACAAACACTAACATATGCccccttacaaaactattcttatggtttagattagttattaaccccttaggcgttaggtttagacctttactGAGCCAAATACctaatttcgttaaggcctaagggcacattttttcgagctcgaacagggtacacgaattctcagggccggccctgtaTTTTGTATCTTTTGCAATGTGATAGATCTAAAGTTCATCAATCTTCTCTGTGTGGTTTGTATCTTTTGCAATGTTGATTCCATTAATTCATTTGAGATTAGTCAATGTTTGTGATTGGACTGATGAACGCATGTGCTGGAAACTCTAATTTAGGGTTTAATAGAATTTTGGGGCTGTAACGTGTTGATTAGagatgaaaagacaaaaaaaacccgGAGATTATTGTGATAAGCTTTAAGTAAATAGTGCTTTATATTAATGGAATCAACACCGAATTCGAAGTTGAATTCCAGTGTTTCACCTCCGTTAGGAATGCAACATTCTTCATCTAATGGCGGTGGTTCAAGTGTCGGTAACAATGGTGTCGGTTGTATTCAACAGAATGTCACAAAATTCGATACACTCGACGACATCATAGTAAAATATGTTGTTGAGTTTGTTTCTTAATTCGTTACTGTAGGAACTATAGGGAATCATTCATGTTTAATAGTTTGTTGAACGAATCTATAGAGGTTTCTATTTTTATCATAATCTGATACATCCATCGTTCATTATCAGTTTTGAGAACTACAATCATAATTATTTGTAGGAAAGATTCAAGTACATTTAGAGGTATATATTATTATGTTGTTTGGTTATGATGATATCTTTTCATAGTGTATCAGTGGTGATATAGATATCCTTTTTACaatcattgtttttttttcttccaTAAATTGTGTTTGATAATCTTGGTTGGTCAAGCCAGGTTACGGGATTGAGAAGGGGTCAGGAAATGGGTCATCAGTAGCTAACGGATCCCATAACAGAACTGGTCTAGGATTGACCAAGTTTCAAGGAACTGAATGTGTGATGAGAAGGTGTCTGGAACAAAAGAGGGTGCAATTTAGTGTGATAGAACCATAAGGTGTTTACGAGAGAGCTCGAAGAATTGAAAATGCCGAGTATGGCATACGAACACAATCCATTGAGTTTGTATTATTACCATGATGTAGAAGGATCCAACAGATAAGCGCTAAGGTTTGCAATTTAGTTATCTATATAACTTTACATCTTGCTATTGTCGTTTTCTTTCTTtcgttttgttttattttaatattagtTACGCTTACATTACGAATTTGTGCCCTAGGTTACCAGAATGTCGTGGGGAGAGCGAGTACAATTCCTTTTCAACCTGAACTCATATGCAGTTGCTAAACTGCTTCTTATTAGCAACTGTATGGTATGTATATGTATACCCAAATAACGCCAAGGTGGTTAGATGGTCTTTTATTTATTTCTTAGTAGATAGATACGGGTTTGGTAAATTGCTATGCATTTAATTGCTTTTATTTAATTGTTACCAGATACATGGGTATAAAGAATGGAACGTTTCGTATTTGTTAGAGACTTACTTTTTTAGTATTCATTTTTTAGTTCATTGTAATTTATTATTTACATAAGTAATGGAACCAGAAGTAGTTTATTGGTTACGAAGCTTTTAAAACCAAAACTAGAAGTATTGAGGTTTTTTTATATACTTTATGAACCTGAGAGTTCCATAATAATTTCTTTCGGAGAATTTCGTTAATGATCATTATAAACGTATAATGTTCGTTGTCAATACCTTGAAAACATATTATTTTGTCCAACCCGCGAAGTTCGCGAGTATTAGCACTAGTACtatatataacatattttttaatCCATTCAATTATATACAAATTTGATTATTCTCTGATAACTTGTCTTTGTTAACTTTTCTAGAAAAACCGAAAATGTAGCtatgtttaacttttttttaatagtCCAATATATTTTTTGT contains the following coding sequences:
- the LOC110916448 gene encoding probable receptor-like protein kinase At1g11050 — its product is MNLFITITIITLFSLSPSTLSHAPTTSTNSTHCPVNFNYVLHIPWPTDDCRHSATSGNPTTPVTNSTACCQTLLSVFGISLAHHLKTTSYFNLPDLATSTACLTDFQSKLNILKLPINLATFCFDPVQFVISSNTCAAIRTVKDWRQKLGKSTLLDSSCRNDLTDLTACANCVDAGLRVHRQLLALDGNFSHSIDCFYFVVLYAAGIVNRLGPESDGAVSCPFGINAVPKLHKNGSNLFWRFGLIGGVVGVVVVSCFVGLYIWWERIRKRESGKIGESGVGEFGSGRVRRRPNTGSIWFKIQELEKATDNFSPKNFVGRGGFGVVYKGVLPDGSVVAVKKIVESEFEGNDDFCNEVEIISNLRHRNLVSLRGCCIHGEDEDYERKDDQRYLVYEYMSNGNLDDHLFPSMSRLPPLTWPQRKNIILDVAKGLAYLHYGVKPAIYHRDIKATNILLDANMRARVADFGLAKQSRDGQSHLTTRVAGTHGYLAPEYALYGQLTEKSDVYSFGVVILEIMCGRKALDLSCNNSPRRFLITDWAWLLIKDGNVGQVLDPCLLGHGASNEAMNPKGIMERFVLVGILCAHVMVVLRPTIMDAIKMLEGDIEVPAIPDRPTPLGHPTFTGDIV